The stretch of DNA AGATTCATCAGCCTGTAAGctgaacaaaatgtcaaaaacaaattGTCCAGTCAAAATTTGGGGAAAATTCATGTTTAACAGCAGTAAGAGaaatcataacaacaataatgttTGTGAATGATGGTAAAAGGCTGGGCGACATATCAATATCTCAATATTGTGTTTTGAGACTAGATATGGTTTGATATTTTGAATATCGTAGTATCATGATTTGGCATAAatgatgtcttttcctggttttaaaggctgcattatagGAAAAGGAAGCAGCGATTTTCTGAACTCATTAGAGCATTGTAGAtgttattatttgcctctacctgcttatCATCATACATTACAAAGAACTGTTgatcaaaaatattttgtgtataACTATCCTATAAAAGCACCCATAGTCAACCCAACAAAATCAtcaaatatcaatattgaggcaTCCAGTCAAACATAtactgatatttgattttgtccatatcgcccagccctatgatgatgatgatgatgatacgtGATGGCTGAAGCTGACCTGTGCAACTTCACGGCAGCGCCTGTAGCTCTCGATCTCGTGTTTGTTAAAGAGTACCCCCAACCGGTCATCTGTGATGTTGATGTTACGTCTAATCACAGCATGGAGTAGCCTGGAGGTACACACATAagcatacatttacacacagcagctttaggagtcataacaacaaaaatatgtttaccATTTCAGCATCCATTAATATCTGCTCTGCTGAATATGTATTAAATATTTGACTAAACTTGACTACTGTAGCTCCCTCCTCTCTGGCATAGACCAAAAGTTACTCTGTCTCGCCTCCAACTAGTTCAGAATGCAGCAGCTTGGCTTCTTTCTGGCTTTCCCTGTCCaatttagaattgattttaagattttactgatCTTCTTTAAAGCACGTCTGGGCCTGGCTCCAAGTTATGTAACAGGAATGCTGACCCTCGATGAGCTAGTTTGCGGCCTCAGATACTCAGGTAGGGCCCTTCTGGCCGTTCCAAAGTCGAGGCTTAAATCTAAAAGCAACCAAGCTTTTGCCATCAGGGCCCCTCGGCTTTGGGACGACTTGCCGGAGGAGATAAGACTCGCAGTATCGGCAACTTCTTTTCAATTCTGTCTTCTTATTTTATTGACATAgttattattgcttttattcttgtagttttagttattgatttatatatttaaaaaaaaaaaaatgtatatacactatattgccaaaagtattcgctcggctgccttcacacacatatgaacatgagtgacatcccattcttaaaccataggatttaatatgatgtgggcccatcctttgcagctataacagcttcaactcttctaggaaggctgtccacaaggtttaggagtgtgtttatgggaatttttgaccattcttccagaagtgcatttgtgaggtcaaacactgatgttggacaagaaggcctggctcgcagtcttcgctctaattcatcccaaaggtgttctctcgggttgaggtcaggactctgtgcaggccagtcaagttcttccacaccaaactcgcttatccatgtctttatggaccttgctttgtgcactggtgcgcagtcgtgttggaacaggaagggccatctccaaactgttcccacaaagttgggagcatgaaattgtccaaaatgtctttgtatgctgaagcattaagagttcctttcactggaactaaggggccgagcccaacgtccgaaaaacaagcccacaccataatcccccctccaccaaactttacacttggcacaatgcagtcagacaagtaccgttctcttggcaaccaccaaacccagactcgtccatcagattgccagacggagaagcgtgactcgtcactgcagagaacacgtgtccactgctctagagtccagtggcggtgtgctttacaccgctgcatccgatgctttgcattgtgcttggtgatgcaaggcttggatgcagctgcttggccatggaaacccattccatgaagctctctacgcactgctcttgagctaatctgaagatcacatgaagtttaaaggtctcaagctattgactctgcagaaagttggcgtcctctgcgcactatgcgtctcagcatccgctgaccccgctctgtgattttatgtggcctaccactccgtggctgagttgctgtcgttcccaatcgcttctactttgttatagtaccactaacagttgattgtggaatatttagtagcgaggaagtttcacaactggacttactgcacaggtggcatcctattacattactattacagcaccatgctggaattcactgagctcctgagagcgacccattctttcacaaatgtttgtagaagtagtctgcatgcctaggtgcttgattttatacacctgtggtcatggaagtgattggaacacctgaattcaatgatttggatagatgagcgaatacttttggcaatatagtgtatgtatgtatatgtgtatatatatatatatatatatatatagatagatagatagatagatagatagatagatagatagatagatagatatacagtacaggccaaaagtttggacacaccttctcattcaatgcattttctttattttcatgactatttacattgtaaattctcactgaaggaatcaaaactatgaatgaacatatgtggagttatgtacttaacaaaaaaggtgaaataactaaaaacatgttttatattctagtttcttcaaaatagccaccctttgctctgattactgctttgcacactcttggcattctctcaatgagcttcaagaggtagtcacctgaaatggttttcacttcacaggtgtgccttatcagggttaattagtggaatttcttgctttatcaatggggttgggaccatcagttgtgttgtgcagaagtcaggttactacacagccgacagccctattggacaactgttaaaattcatattatggcaagaaccaatcagctaactaaagaaaaacgagtggccatcattactttaagaaatgaaggtcagtcactccagaaaattgcaaaaactttaaatatgtccccaagtggagtcgcaaaaaccatcaagtgctacaacgaaactggcacacatgaggaccgacccaggaaaggaagaccgaGAGTCatctctgcttctgaggacaagttcatccgagtcaccagcctcagaaatagcaagttaacagcagctcagatcagagagcagataaatgccacacagaggtctagcagcagacccatctctagaacaactgttaagaggagactgcgcgaatcaggccttcatggtcaaatagctgctaggaaaccactgctaaggagaggcaacaagcagaagagatttgtttgggccaagaaacacaaggaatggacattagaccagtggaaatctgtgctttggtctgatgagtccaaatttgagatctttggttccaaccgccttgtctttgtgagacgcagaaaaggtgaacggatggattccacatgcctggttcccactgtgaagcatggaggaggaggtgtgatggtgtgggagtgttttgctggtgacactgttggggatttattcaaaattgaaggcacactgaaccagcatggctaccacagcaagaaggagagtgatggagtgctgcggcagatgaccagGCCTCCATGgtcacctgacctaaacccaatcgagatggtttggggtgagctggaccgcagagtgaaggcaaaggggccaacaagtgctaaacacctctgggaactccttcaagactgttggaaaaccatttcaggtgacctcttgaagctcatcgagagaatgccaagagtgtgcaaagcagtaatcagagcaaagggtggctattttgaagaaactagaatataaaacatgttttcagttatttcacctttttttgttaagtacataactccacatatgttcattcatagttttgattccttcagttagaatctacaatgtaaatagtcatgaaaataaagaaaacaaatttttttttttttgcgaatAATTTAAGATTATTACTGTTATGCACAAATTTTTTCCCTTAACTTGTTTTCAGTTTACGTATATAAAACTGTGACattgtttttcttaataaatATCATAGTTTCCTTGTAAAAAGGGTGGGCAAAATAAGCTTTGGCTTCAGCCTATACCTTTTCGGTACCACTATTAGTGGACTAGACTGTAAACtatgtattttcttcttttttttttttttttaaatggaccgaaataaaataaacaaataaaaaaaaaaataaaaaaataaagatttacatCGGCTATTTTAAACatctcttttattattttagatcCGTCTGCTTTCTCTCTACTGTATTTGGCATCTTTTGCTTTCCTGTTTTAACCCTATCTTAGGTTTACCTTAATTTTATATTTCTCCTATTTGGCCTCTCTGTACAGCTTtctgatgttattttattttctggttattctgcttttgttgtcaaAAAGCTATATACATAAAGtgcattcttcttcttcttcaaaactaaaaacagaggcaaaaaaaaaaaaaaaaactattaatttCCACAAATTAAGTTTCTAGAAGTTCTAGAAATCAATTTACAACTAATACAGCGTAAGATCCATTCACCTTCTCCTAAAAGGAAACGGGTCTTCTTCCCTGGGGCAAATTTTAGCCCACGGGAGTTCAGGATCTATCTTGAAGGTAGTGTCGGGCTTCATGTCCAAGATGCAGAGAAGGCGTGTTGAATAGCTTTGGTTGCAGCAGTTGGCGATTTGTGAGTTAATGCTGGCAGGGTCATATTCGTGAGACATTACATCAATTAAGTCAGTCAGCTGTGGAAGGACACATGGAGAGATGGTGACTTGCTTGTAATGGGATGGTAGGTGagagtttgtctgtgtttctgtggacTCTGTTGAGTAATATGTTCATAATATGTcagatgtgtgcatgtatgtgtgtctttccCACCTTGTCCTCGCATGCCAGGAGTTCTTGGTCAGTGACATTGTTTACGCATTCGTCATAGACTTCAACCACTGCCACAGATAACCTCTGGATGTCGTTTAAGGAGGCCTGAGGCATGGCCTGGGTGTATTCAGTGATCAAtctacagagagagagccacagagGAGCATCCAGGGTTTCAGATCCAGCAGATTTCACACCAAGAAAACTGTTTTCACACCCATTAAATATTTTCACACTAAAAATAAGCAATCCTGCAGGCAATTTGACAATGCAACTTGACAAGTCTTCGATACTAGTTGCATGACGTCTTACCCAATCTCAAAATTCTGGTTATCCATCTGTCTCTTTGCAGCTGCATTAGTCCTGTAAAGGAAAAGGTCTTTGACAATGGCCTCCTCAAGATTATTCCTGGCCATCTGATAGGTGACAAACAGTGTGACATTATTAGACATGgattaaaatttcaactttgGTGTCTGAATTTACAGTTGAGTAACACTTTGCCACCAAGTAGGTATGCGCATTTTTAAAGGAAGCTACAAAGAGGTTTGCAAGAACCAGAATTAAAACCACTGATTAACTGAGGTAATGTCATTTACTTAAAGTCTTTGTTTCAGCCAGCCAACTCACAATAGATGGAGTTAGCTCTTTGGGGACCATTCCACTGATTCCTTTGAAGTACAATCAATCAAGTCTTATAAAAATATTGAGTTTTTCCTTCAAATAATAACTGGAGCCTGTGTTAGGAAATTACGCACTGCAGTCTTGACACAGTCGGCACGGTCCTCGCGGGGACAGCACTCTCTGAGGGCCTGCTCTGCTGGTTCAGCATAACGAAAGATGACCACCCGGGATGCTTCAGGGTGACGACGGGACACTTCATACAGCAGCCTGCCATTCACAGCAGTTAACACACAGTGAGCTAACCAGGAGACAGGATGCACATTAAAGGGGTGCAAggacatgcatgtgtgctggGGCACTGGGGTGTTGTAAGAATGGGTGAATACAAGTACATATGTATTCTTGCATACTTTTCCATGGCTTGCTCAGGAGACTTGAGGAAGCTGTCACATACAGTTTGGATATCATCAGTCAGGTTATACGTTTCTGATAGGCCATTAGGCTTGGGGTCAGGCTTCAAGCTGGCGATGCAGTGACCACGACTGAAGATATCTGCATTGCAGCACGCTGCAAGTCCGGTCATTTGGAAAGCACTGTCAGCGGTGCATGCCTCATCAAAAGCTTGCTTCTGTTTAGGTGATAAGAGGACAAGTGCACACTTAAGAGTAATCCATGCTCCATTTTGTGTTCATGGTGCTCACGGCACTAACGGCACGGCAAATGGCTGGTCATTCATGGTTCTTGTGGTTAAAATGGCATGAACAAATGGAGTGTTCATACCATTTTGTGTCCTCCATTTGCTTATCAAAGAAGTGACATATCTGAAAATTCCCGTCCCTTCCTGGTTGTAACTTCAACCAGTCATCATTTGTTTATCCAATATGGCCTCCACAGCATTGTACCATGTCACTGCAAAATTTGCAAGCTGCACAGCACAATTAAGGAGCTCTATTTTGGCCAACATTCAGCGCCGTTCACCCTGTAATTACATTGTTTGTGTCATTTGCACTGTGGACACCATAGTGAGCATAAATCAGCCTTCATCCATCCTAACATAACATATCATTTAAGGTGGTACtgagtcttatttttttttttttttaaataagtggaaaaaaacaaaacaaaaactcagtCAATCGGGGTGATCCGTGTAGCTAAGAATCTATTTTCCAATTCATGAACAGATTTACCTATcatgaacacacagaaacacacacacacacacacccctactgTACAGACAGTGGGTTTATGGTGTCTCACCCTCAGCCTCAGGCATGTAACCATGTCTCCTTGACAGCAGGGGGCATAAGACTCTACGATCTTCTCACTCATGGCCTGTATGGCATCCACTGGCACTTGAGGAAACTTCTGGCTGTATTCCACCACCTTCCTAGGAAATGAACACATATATGAATGTGCAGTGAAAGAAGATCTCATTTACTTAGGAAATATGAAGGGTTATTCCTGGATTAGTTTTGCGCTGCCATTCTAGCAAGAGACTTCACCATTTaaatgcagtggaaaaaaggTTGATGC from Myripristis murdjan chromosome 9, fMyrMur1.1, whole genome shotgun sequence encodes:
- the gc gene encoding vitamin D-binding protein, which produces MTSGHWGEREPLCRALSYTVYSRSSCLCLRVLVSLAQNLPNSTLDELAPLLDQAQTLATMCCSAEPKGDCDKDVVEWLWSTVCASESLVERNSLKPCCENTENRTCFSHQKYNIPSVPLADHEVPAEEVCRDFQKDRDDFHKRFIFFLSKRNDRMPPPLILRFAKKYSQTMESCCGEGDLMSCLSTKEGFALGVALRSQMRELTATCLVQQKYGKPFAKSKKVVEYSQKFPQVPVDAIQAMSEKIVESYAPCCQGDMVTCLRLRKQAFDEACTADSAFQMTGLAACCNADIFSRGHCIASLKPDPKPNGLSETYNLTDDIQTVCDSFLKSPEQAMEKLLYEVSRRHPEASRVVIFRYAEPAEQALRECCPREDRADCVKTAMARNNLEEAIVKDLFLYRTNAAAKRQMDNQNFEIGLITEYTQAMPQASLNDIQRLSVAVVEVYDECVNNVTDQELLACEDKLTDLIDVMSHEYDPASINSQIANCCNQSYSTRLLCILDMKPDTTFKIDPELPWAKICPREEDPFPFRRRLLHAVIRRNINITDDRLGVLFNKHEIESYRRCREVAQLTG